Proteins encoded in a region of the Oikeobacillus pervagus genome:
- the nth gene encoding endonuclease III — MLNKKQIQFCLEEIGKLFPDAHCELNHSNPFELVIAVALSAQCTDALVNKVTKNLFQKYKTPEDYVSVPLEELQQDIRSIGLYRNKAKNIQKLSKMIMEDYHGDVPREHEELVKLPGVGRKTANVVVSVAFNTPAIAVDTHVERVSKRLGICRWKDSVLEVEKTLMRKIPKEDWSITHHRLIFFGRYHCKAQSPKCDECPLLDLCREGKKRMRKKGMKS; from the coding sequence ATGTTAAATAAAAAGCAAATTCAATTTTGCTTAGAAGAAATAGGGAAATTATTTCCTGATGCTCATTGTGAACTTAACCATTCCAATCCATTTGAATTAGTCATTGCTGTTGCTCTCTCCGCACAATGTACAGATGCACTTGTGAATAAAGTGACAAAAAATTTATTTCAGAAATATAAGACTCCAGAAGATTATGTATCCGTTCCTTTAGAAGAGTTGCAACAGGATATACGGTCGATAGGATTGTATCGAAATAAAGCCAAAAATATTCAAAAGTTGAGCAAGATGATCATGGAAGACTATCATGGAGATGTTCCTAGAGAGCATGAAGAACTTGTAAAGCTTCCTGGAGTGGGGCGGAAAACAGCCAATGTGGTCGTTTCTGTTGCCTTTAATACGCCAGCAATTGCTGTGGATACACATGTTGAGAGGGTAAGTAAACGCTTAGGGATTTGCCGCTGGAAAGATAGCGTCTTAGAGGTAGAAAAAACATTAATGAGAAAAATACCGAAAGAGGATTGGTCGATTACTCATCATCGGCTCATCTTCTTCGGCCGCTACCATTGTAAAGCACAGTCACCAAAATGCGACGAATGTCCACTGCTTGATTTATGCAGAGAAGGGAAGAAACGTATGAGAAAGAAAGGGATGAAATCATGA
- a CDS encoding DnaD domain-containing protein, with product MENKDLVIHWMEEGMVNIPHILLSNYTKLHLTESELVLLLQIYAFKSKGNGFPTPEQLAENMTITSGECAITLRKLIQQHFLAIEEGDHPGFEKYSLKPLWRKLADFVLLENRQKELEKAVTNEKDLYTCFEQEFGRPLSPLECETLAIWLDQDHHDAMIIKTALREAVISGKLNFRYIDRILFEWKKQGIETIEQARVHGQRFRQNQNKYTKPKPSSKTVPFYNWLGDDTVD from the coding sequence ATGGAAAATAAAGATTTGGTCATTCACTGGATGGAAGAGGGGATGGTGAACATTCCCCATATCTTATTATCAAATTATACTAAATTACATTTAACAGAATCTGAACTGGTGCTTTTACTTCAAATATATGCGTTCAAATCTAAAGGAAATGGCTTCCCAACACCTGAACAATTGGCAGAAAATATGACGATTACGAGTGGCGAGTGTGCCATAACACTTCGGAAGTTAATTCAGCAGCATTTTTTGGCGATAGAAGAAGGAGATCACCCAGGTTTTGAAAAATATTCATTAAAGCCATTATGGAGAAAATTAGCTGATTTTGTATTATTAGAGAATCGCCAGAAGGAATTAGAAAAGGCTGTGACAAATGAGAAGGATTTATACACATGTTTCGAGCAAGAATTTGGACGGCCACTTTCACCATTAGAATGTGAAACATTAGCTATTTGGCTTGATCAAGATCATCATGATGCCATGATTATTAAAACAGCCCTCCGTGAAGCAGTTATATCTGGAAAGCTAAACTTCCGTTATATTGACCGAATTCTATTTGAGTGGAAAAAGCAAGGGATTGAAACCATTGAACAAGCCCGTGTTCATGGACAAAGGTTCCGGCAAAATCAGAATAAGTATACAAAGCCAAAGCCATCATCGAAAACCGTACCTTTTTATAATTGGTTAGGGGATGACACGGTGGATTAG
- the asnS gene encoding asparagine--tRNA ligase → MKITIAEVSKHVEEEVTMGVWLANKRSSGKIAFLQLRDGTGFIQGVVVKNDVEENVFQKAKSLSQETSLFITGVVQQDNRSKFGYELLVKNIEVIAEAKDYPITPKEHGTEFLMDHRHLWLRSRKQHAVMKIRNEIIRATYEFFNEKGFVKVDPPILTGSAPEGTSELFHTKYFDEDAYLSQSGQLYMEAAAMALGKVFSFGPTFRAEKSKTRRHLIEFWMIEPEMAFYSFKDSLEIQEQYVAYIVQSVLQNCPVELERLGRDISKLEKIKAPFPRITYDEAIQFLHKNGFDDIEWGDDFGAPHETAIAESHDKPIFITHYPTKIKPFYMEPDPNRPEVVLCADLIAPEGYGEIIGGSERIHDYELLKSRLEDHHLSMDAYKWYLELRKYGSVPHSGFGLGLERTVAWISGVEHVRETIPFPRLLNRLYP, encoded by the coding sequence ATGAAAATAACAATTGCTGAAGTGAGTAAACACGTTGAAGAAGAAGTAACGATGGGTGTTTGGTTAGCAAACAAACGTTCTAGCGGAAAAATTGCTTTCCTACAATTACGAGATGGTACAGGTTTTATACAGGGTGTTGTCGTAAAAAATGATGTGGAAGAGAATGTCTTCCAAAAAGCCAAGTCATTATCTCAAGAGACTTCACTTTTCATTACAGGTGTTGTTCAACAAGACAACCGCTCAAAATTTGGATATGAACTATTAGTCAAAAATATAGAAGTGATTGCGGAGGCAAAAGACTACCCCATCACACCGAAGGAACATGGTACTGAATTTTTAATGGATCACCGTCATTTATGGCTGCGTTCACGAAAGCAACATGCAGTCATGAAAATTCGAAATGAAATTATTCGTGCCACTTATGAATTTTTTAATGAGAAAGGCTTTGTTAAAGTCGACCCACCGATCTTAACTGGCAGTGCACCTGAAGGAACGAGTGAACTTTTCCATACGAAATATTTTGATGAGGATGCTTATCTTTCACAAAGTGGTCAGCTTTATATGGAAGCAGCTGCTATGGCATTAGGAAAAGTATTTTCATTTGGGCCAACATTCCGTGCAGAAAAGTCAAAAACTCGCAGACATTTAATTGAATTTTGGATGATCGAACCGGAGATGGCGTTCTATTCATTTAAAGATAGTTTAGAAATCCAGGAACAATATGTTGCTTATATCGTTCAATCCGTTTTACAAAACTGCCCAGTCGAATTAGAAAGACTTGGAAGAGATATCTCGAAATTAGAAAAAATCAAAGCGCCATTCCCAAGGATCACCTATGATGAGGCCATTCAATTTTTACATAAAAATGGGTTTGATGATATCGAATGGGGGGATGATTTCGGAGCTCCTCATGAAACAGCCATTGCAGAAAGTCATGATAAACCAATCTTTATCACTCACTACCCTACAAAGATTAAACCGTTTTATATGGAACCTGATCCAAATCGTCCGGAAGTGGTATTATGTGCCGATTTAATCGCACCGGAAGGATACGGTGAAATTATCGGTGGTTCAGAGCGAATCCATGATTATGAATTATTAAAATCTCGCTTAGAAGACCATCATCTCTCAATGGATGCTTATAAATGGTATTTGGAATTACGAAAATATGGATCTGTTCCTCATTCTGGTTTTGGACTAGGATTAGAACGGACTGTTGCATGGATTAGCGGTGTTGAACATGTACGTGAAACAATTCCATTCCCAAGATTGTTAAATCGTCTTTATCCATAA
- a CDS encoding pyridoxal phosphate-dependent aminotransferase, whose protein sequence is MKLAERVQALTPSSTLAITAKAKEMKARGIDVIGLGAGEPDFNTPEHILKAAYASMKEGQTKYTPSGGLIPLKEAIIQKFKDDQKIAYDTSEIMVATGAKHALYTLFQVLLDEGDEVIIPTPFWVSYPEQVKLADGVPVYIEGKEEKDFKITPEQLKSAITEKTKAVILNSPSNPTGMLYSKEELQALGEVCLEHNIIIVSDEIYEKLIYDHHEHVSIAQLSEELKQQTIIINGVSKSHSMTGWRIGYAAGNKSIIKAMTNLASHSTSNPTTTAQYAAIAAYTGTQQPVEKMRQAFEHRLNTIYDQLISIPGFSCVKPKGAFYLFPNAKQAAELTGYQHVDEFVKALLEEAKVAVIPGSGFGAPNNIRLSYATSLEVLEEAVKRIREFVEQKAN, encoded by the coding sequence ATTAAATTAGCTGAGAGAGTACAAGCATTAACACCTTCTTCAACTTTGGCGATTACAGCTAAAGCAAAGGAAATGAAAGCTAGAGGAATTGATGTCATTGGATTAGGAGCTGGGGAACCAGATTTTAATACACCTGAACATATTTTAAAAGCGGCATACGCCTCCATGAAGGAAGGTCAAACAAAATATACTCCATCTGGGGGATTGATTCCATTAAAAGAGGCCATTATTCAAAAATTTAAAGACGATCAAAAAATTGCCTATGACACTAGTGAGATCATGGTAGCAACAGGTGCGAAACATGCACTTTATACACTCTTTCAAGTTTTGCTAGATGAAGGGGATGAAGTCATTATTCCAACCCCTTTTTGGGTAAGTTATCCTGAGCAAGTGAAATTAGCAGATGGTGTACCTGTTTATATAGAAGGAAAAGAAGAAAAAGATTTTAAAATTACACCTGAGCAGTTAAAGTCAGCTATTACAGAAAAGACAAAAGCAGTTATCCTTAATTCTCCAAGCAATCCTACAGGGATGTTATATTCGAAAGAAGAGTTACAAGCTTTAGGGGAAGTATGTTTAGAACATAATATCATCATCGTATCAGATGAAATCTATGAAAAACTAATCTATGATCATCATGAACATGTTTCGATTGCACAATTATCAGAAGAGTTAAAACAACAAACGATCATCATTAATGGGGTCTCGAAGTCCCATTCCATGACAGGTTGGAGAATCGGGTATGCAGCTGGAAACAAAAGCATTATTAAGGCAATGACAAATTTAGCGAGTCATTCTACTTCAAATCCAACTACAACCGCTCAATATGCGGCGATTGCAGCTTATACGGGAACTCAACAGCCTGTTGAAAAAATGAGACAAGCATTTGAACATCGACTAAACACAATTTACGATCAGCTTATCTCAATCCCTGGTTTTTCATGTGTGAAACCTAAAGGAGCCTTTTATTTATTTCCAAATGCCAAACAAGCGGCAGAACTTACAGGTTACCAACATGTAGATGAATTTGTGAAAGCTCTTTTAGAAGAAGCAAAAGTTGCAGTGATTCCAGGTTCTGGATTTGGTGCTCCTAATAATATACGTCTTTCATATGCAACCTCTTTAGAAGTGCTTGAAGAAGCTGTGAAGAGAATTCGAGAATTTGTTGAACAAAAAGCAAACTAA
- a CDS encoding cell wall elongation regulator TseB-like domain-containing protein, with translation MKKWIFSLSLLFIFVIGFFVHVYVEAQSPYKKAKQNALKMAKDEAGIISVVDFYIYNSNQSYEVVVGKTKKKKTLAVWIPEKKNADTIVIDYSKGISKKEAIQKLQTEEHPREIISVRLGMEKVGPIWELAYLDRDDHLNYYYLLFENGKWWKKINNI, from the coding sequence ATGAAAAAGTGGATTTTTAGTTTATCGTTACTTTTCATTTTTGTCATTGGTTTTTTCGTCCATGTTTATGTTGAAGCGCAAAGCCCTTATAAGAAAGCGAAGCAGAATGCTTTGAAAATGGCGAAGGATGAAGCGGGTATCATTTCTGTTGTAGATTTTTACATATATAACAGTAATCAAAGTTATGAAGTTGTCGTTGGGAAGACGAAAAAGAAAAAAACTTTAGCCGTTTGGATTCCGGAAAAGAAAAATGCCGACACGATTGTGATCGATTATTCAAAGGGAATTTCAAAAAAGGAAGCGATTCAGAAACTTCAAACAGAGGAACATCCAAGGGAAATTATATCCGTTCGACTTGGTATGGAGAAAGTGGGCCCGATTTGGGAGTTAGCCTATTTGGATAGGGATGATCATTTAAATTACTACTATCTTTTATTTGAAAATGGTAAGTGGTGGAAGAAAATAAATAACATCTAA
- a CDS encoding YpmA family protein yields MESKIEVLSTVRIAHHPELYKIVDALNRSLKKDDLMFGLALDPKDQEQAIFTIYRT; encoded by the coding sequence ATGGAAAGCAAAATTGAAGTTTTATCTACAGTAAGAATTGCACATCACCCTGAACTATATAAGATCGTGGATGCGTTAAATCGTTCATTAAAAAAAGATGATTTAATGTTTGGTTTAGCTCTCGATCCTAAAGACCAGGAACAAGCAATTTTTACTATATATCGAACATAA
- the dinG gene encoding ATP-dependent DNA helicase DinG: MSHLRFVVVDLETTGNSPQKGDRIIQASFVMVEDGKIMDQYTTFINPGFEIPVFIQELTGITNEMVTAAPSFIEVAPKFLQLLENAVFVAHNVPFDFTFLQDEFERVGFPAIHNDTVDTVELAKIMFPTADSYKLSDLTEHFEFPHDRPHQADSDAYVTAKLLLLMIEEMDALPVVTLEKLLNFSYHLKSDIFKLFQLKLAEKERKVEHLSADLEIYQGIALRKKQIKKREYSINPPFFPLEREEKKRLLQQLKDYEERDSQIRMMDLVNESFHLATHGVIEAGTGIGKTLAYLLPALYFSKEKKTTIMISTYTTVLQEQLLQKELKQLQTIIPFPFQVAVLKGRSHYIDLRKFEKSLHELGNYDTIMAKMQILVWLTQTVTGDVDELHLSSGGEHYWHQIKQKESYLNKSHLFREEKDFYRCSRLQAEEADVVITNHSLLVLDLCSEKQLLPPYEYVIIDEAHQFDRTVRDYIGLTFEEHYFKRIYQRLGLYEQNKLLFQCEKLLKKYGEKPNVPIYIVNEKMTQLGFECEELFIFAQAFLKKFSVTKGPASRIVQLRLTDQERKHRNWKQVQYTAERVFQMMKDIWMEMDDRLVRLKKHEKKCTVDDQLRIEQLFSAMKEWKELSESIRNILIQPNQDEVYWMEGDIRSLSNTFKIISQPIESGTFLKNRLYPNKTVIFTSATLTVNHSFQYFVQNIGLQGLSYKTDTFCSPYDYKEHCRLYIPNDVPEVNQVSLSEYVEVLANHLISIAEATKGRMLILFTSYEMLKNTYHLMNDSGMLEDFVLLAQGITSGSKYRLTKNFQKFEKAILFGTNSFWEGVDIRGEDLSCLVMVRLPFTSPNEPYLAAKTEQLQRVGKSSFFAYSLPQAVLRFKQGFGRLIRSADDRGIIIVFDRRIMTSSYGKMFLKSIPEVPIHHSSLDEMIVDIEKWL; this comes from the coding sequence ATGAGTCATCTACGTTTTGTCGTCGTTGATCTTGAAACTACTGGTAATTCCCCTCAAAAAGGAGATCGAATTATTCAAGCTTCCTTTGTAATGGTGGAAGATGGAAAGATTATGGATCAATATACGACCTTTATTAACCCCGGATTCGAGATTCCTGTTTTTATTCAAGAATTGACGGGGATTACAAATGAAATGGTTACGGCTGCTCCGTCTTTTATAGAAGTGGCGCCGAAGTTTTTACAGTTATTAGAAAATGCGGTATTTGTTGCTCATAATGTCCCTTTCGATTTCACTTTTCTCCAAGATGAATTCGAAAGAGTGGGATTTCCAGCCATTCATAACGATACAGTGGATACAGTAGAATTAGCGAAAATTATGTTCCCAACTGCGGATAGTTATAAACTAAGTGATTTAACTGAGCATTTCGAATTTCCTCATGATCGACCTCATCAGGCAGATAGTGATGCTTATGTCACGGCAAAATTACTATTGTTGATGATCGAGGAGATGGATGCATTACCTGTTGTAACCCTAGAGAAACTATTGAATTTCTCTTATCATCTAAAAAGTGATATTTTCAAGTTATTTCAATTAAAATTGGCGGAAAAAGAAAGAAAAGTTGAACATTTATCAGCAGATTTGGAAATATATCAAGGGATTGCTCTTAGAAAAAAACAAATAAAAAAGAGAGAATACTCAATCAATCCTCCTTTTTTTCCTTTAGAAAGAGAAGAAAAAAAGAGATTACTTCAACAATTAAAAGATTATGAAGAAAGAGATTCACAAATTCGCATGATGGATTTAGTGAACGAGTCTTTTCATTTAGCTACACATGGTGTCATTGAAGCTGGAACAGGAATTGGAAAAACATTAGCATACCTGCTTCCGGCACTCTATTTCAGCAAAGAGAAGAAAACAACCATCATGATCAGTACATATACGACGGTTTTACAGGAACAATTATTGCAAAAAGAACTGAAACAATTACAAACAATCATCCCCTTCCCATTTCAGGTCGCCGTGTTAAAAGGGAGGAGCCATTATATTGATTTACGTAAATTTGAAAAGAGTTTACATGAATTGGGGAATTATGACACCATCATGGCTAAAATGCAAATATTGGTATGGTTGACCCAAACAGTGACGGGCGATGTGGATGAATTACATTTATCATCGGGGGGAGAACATTATTGGCATCAGATTAAGCAGAAAGAGTCGTATTTAAACAAGTCTCATCTTTTCCGGGAAGAGAAAGATTTTTATCGCTGTTCTCGATTACAGGCAGAAGAAGCAGATGTAGTGATTACGAACCATTCTTTACTAGTACTAGATTTATGTTCAGAAAAGCAACTTTTACCGCCATATGAATATGTCATCATCGATGAAGCTCATCAGTTTGATCGAACAGTGCGAGACTATATTGGGTTGACGTTTGAAGAACATTACTTTAAAAGAATCTATCAAAGATTAGGATTATATGAACAAAACAAACTTCTTTTTCAATGTGAAAAGCTGTTAAAAAAATATGGGGAAAAACCTAATGTTCCAATCTATATTGTGAACGAGAAAATGACACAGTTAGGATTTGAATGTGAAGAATTATTCATTTTTGCTCAAGCTTTTTTGAAAAAATTCAGTGTCACAAAGGGGCCAGCTAGTCGAATCGTCCAACTGAGATTGACGGATCAAGAACGAAAGCATCGTAATTGGAAACAGGTTCAATATACAGCCGAACGAGTTTTCCAAATGATGAAAGACATTTGGATGGAAATGGATGATCGATTAGTAAGACTAAAAAAACACGAAAAAAAATGTACAGTGGATGATCAATTACGAATTGAACAATTATTTAGCGCGATGAAGGAATGGAAGGAGTTAAGTGAATCCATTCGAAATATTTTGATACAGCCCAATCAAGATGAAGTGTACTGGATGGAAGGGGATATACGGTCACTATCTAATACATTTAAAATCATATCCCAACCTATAGAATCTGGAACATTCCTGAAAAATCGTTTATATCCTAATAAAACGGTGATCTTTACTTCCGCCACTTTAACAGTGAACCATTCTTTTCAATATTTTGTACAAAATATTGGTTTACAAGGCTTATCTTACAAAACAGACACATTTTGCTCGCCTTATGATTATAAGGAACATTGTAGATTGTATATTCCAAATGATGTACCAGAAGTCAATCAAGTTTCACTTTCTGAATATGTAGAAGTTTTGGCCAATCATTTAATCAGCATTGCGGAAGCAACAAAGGGAAGAATGCTCATTTTATTTACCTCCTATGAAATGTTGAAGAATACCTATCACTTAATGAATGACTCAGGGATGCTTGAGGATTTCGTTTTGTTAGCACAGGGAATTACGTCAGGGAGTAAATATCGGCTAACTAAGAATTTCCAAAAGTTTGAAAAGGCCATTCTATTTGGTACGAACAGCTTTTGGGAAGGAGTGGATATTCGCGGGGAGGATCTTTCATGTTTAGTCATGGTCCGCCTTCCATTTACTTCACCGAATGAACCATATTTAGCGGCTAAAACGGAGCAATTACAAAGAGTAGGAAAAAGTTCTTTTTTCGCTTATTCTTTACCACAAGCTGTCCTCCGTTTCAAACAAGGATTCGGCCGATTAATTAGAAGTGCGGACGATCGTGGAATTATCATTGTGTTCGATCGCCGAATTATGACCTCATCTTATGGGAAAATGTTTTTGAAATCGATCCCAGAAGTGCCCATCCATCATTCATCATTAGACGAGATGATTGTGGATATAGAAAAATGGTTATAG
- the panD gene encoding aspartate 1-decarboxylase, whose amino-acid sequence MFRTMMNSKIHRATVTEANLNYVGSITIDEDILDAVGMAINEKVQIVNNHNGARFETYIIPGERGSGVICLNGAAARLVQPDDSVIIISYALVPEEKLKDHQPTVAIMGEGNKIEQLIKQEPAATIM is encoded by the coding sequence ATGTTTCGAACAATGATGAATAGCAAAATACACCGAGCAACTGTAACGGAAGCAAACCTAAACTACGTTGGAAGCATTACGATCGATGAAGATATTCTAGATGCAGTAGGAATGGCGATCAATGAAAAAGTACAAATTGTAAACAATCATAATGGTGCACGTTTTGAAACATATATTATTCCAGGTGAAAGAGGCAGTGGGGTCATTTGTTTAAATGGAGCAGCGGCAAGACTCGTTCAGCCTGATGATAGTGTTATTATTATCTCCTATGCTCTTGTCCCTGAAGAAAAATTGAAAGATCACCAACCGACCGTTGCCATTATGGGAGAGGGCAATAAAATTGAACAATTAATCAAACAAGAACCAGCAGCTACGATTATGTAA
- the panC gene encoding pantoate--beta-alanine ligase gives MKIIQSAKEIQQFAKNNKKDGKTIGFVPTMGYLHEGHLALAKQARKENDLVIMSIFVNPLQFGPNEDFDSYPRDVERDQELAKKVGVDLLFIPSLEEMYPKEATIQLTVTKRVQALCGRQRVGHFDGVATVLTKLFHLTLPDRAYFGMKDAQQVAVIEGFVSDMNFPLDIVGVETIREQDGLAKSSRNVYLNEQERREAPHLYGALLKGKEIIQSGERHANHIISVMTDYITTNTSSKIDYVEVLSYPELESIELLHGKIILAVASKFSSARLIDNIILTV, from the coding sequence ATGAAAATCATTCAATCAGCAAAAGAGATCCAACAATTTGCTAAAAACAATAAAAAAGATGGAAAAACAATTGGATTCGTCCCGACAATGGGTTATTTACATGAAGGGCATTTAGCGTTGGCAAAACAAGCTCGAAAAGAAAATGACCTTGTGATTATGAGTATATTTGTGAATCCACTTCAATTTGGTCCAAATGAAGACTTTGACTCCTACCCCCGTGATGTTGAGAGAGATCAGGAACTAGCGAAGAAGGTTGGGGTAGATCTATTATTTATCCCATCTCTTGAAGAAATGTATCCGAAAGAAGCGACCATTCAGCTGACTGTAACGAAGAGAGTACAGGCGTTATGTGGTCGTCAAAGAGTTGGACATTTTGATGGAGTGGCAACGGTCCTAACGAAATTATTCCATTTAACACTTCCTGATCGAGCCTACTTTGGAATGAAAGATGCCCAGCAAGTCGCTGTAATTGAGGGATTCGTATCGGATATGAATTTCCCACTCGATATTGTTGGGGTTGAAACGATTCGCGAACAAGATGGCCTTGCAAAAAGTTCTAGAAATGTCTATTTGAACGAGCAAGAAAGAAGGGAAGCACCCCACTTATATGGGGCCTTATTAAAAGGAAAAGAAATTATACAATCAGGGGAACGTCATGCCAATCATATTATTTCAGTGATGACAGATTATATTACAACAAATACATCAAGTAAAATTGATTACGTAGAAGTTCTGTCTTATCCAGAGTTAGAAAGTATCGAATTACTACATGGGAAAATCATTCTGGCTGTCGCTTCAAAATTTTCTTCAGCAAGATTAATTGATAATATCATACTAACTGTGTAA
- the panB gene encoding 3-methyl-2-oxobutanoate hydroxymethyltransferase, which yields MKQTTDFEKMKSRQEKIAMITAYDYPSGKLSEEAGADIILVGDSLGMVVLGYDSTIPVTVDDMVHHTKAVKRGAKDTFVVTDLPFMSYHISKEETLKAAGRLMQEAGANAVKVEGAGNVLKMIEALTMAGVPVVAHLGLTPQSVGVLGGYKVQGKTAAAAEKLMEDAKKIEEAGAFMLVLECVPYQLSQEISQLLTIPTIGIGAGNGTDGQVLVYHDIIQYGVERVPKFVKTYGDANHLITLSLQKYVGEVKTGQFPQEVHSFSMKQEQLGMLYGGIKS from the coding sequence ATGAAACAAACGACTGACTTTGAAAAAATGAAAAGCAGACAAGAAAAAATTGCCATGATTACCGCTTATGATTATCCTTCTGGTAAGCTTTCTGAAGAAGCCGGGGCTGATATCATTCTTGTTGGAGATTCTTTAGGGATGGTTGTTTTAGGGTACGACTCAACCATACCTGTAACAGTTGATGACATGGTTCATCATACGAAAGCGGTAAAAAGAGGGGCGAAAGATACCTTCGTTGTAACAGATTTACCCTTTATGTCTTACCATATCTCCAAAGAGGAAACCCTCAAGGCTGCAGGTCGGCTCATGCAAGAGGCAGGAGCAAATGCGGTTAAAGTTGAGGGAGCAGGAAATGTGCTTAAAATGATCGAAGCTTTAACAATGGCAGGTGTTCCCGTCGTAGCACATCTAGGGTTGACCCCCCAATCTGTTGGCGTCCTAGGTGGCTATAAGGTGCAGGGGAAGACAGCTGCAGCAGCTGAAAAATTGATGGAAGATGCAAAAAAGATTGAAGAGGCCGGGGCCTTTATGCTCGTTTTGGAATGTGTCCCTTATCAGCTCTCTCAGGAGATATCGCAATTATTAACGATCCCGACGATTGGAATTGGCGCAGGAAATGGTACAGATGGTCAAGTGTTAGTCTACCACGATATCATTCAATACGGGGTAGAGCGCGTCCCTAAGTTCGTCAAAACATATGGCGATGCCAATCATCTTATTACACTTAGCCTACAAAAATATGTAGGGGAAGTGAAAACTGGACAATTCCCTCAAGAAGTACATTCCTTTTCTATGAAACAGGAACAATTAGGAATGCTTTACGGAGGAATAAAATCATGA
- a CDS encoding biotin--[acetyl-CoA-carboxylase] ligase, translating to MQTNVRIQLLEAFSNANGEFISGQALAEIIGCSRTAVWKHIEDLRKEGFELEAVRKKGYRILHAPDKVTENEILIGLQTKRLGKQVHFVETVDSTQKEAHRISQDGCMEGTLVIAEEQTAGRGRMARNWHSPKYTGIWMSIILKPELPPYRAPQFTLIAAVAIVEAVEEITGIQPEIKWPNDLLIKGKKITGILTELQADADQIHALIIGIGMNVNQSEFPKEIEKIATSLAIEKGEKISRALLIQRILEKLEFYYEMYVEEGFYPIKQLWEKYAISIGKQIIARTINKEIKGKAIGITDDGVLKLKDENGVIHEIYSADIELGS from the coding sequence TTGCAAACGAATGTAAGAATACAATTACTAGAGGCTTTTTCCAATGCAAATGGTGAGTTCATTTCTGGTCAAGCATTAGCTGAAATCATTGGATGTTCCCGTACGGCTGTTTGGAAACATATAGAGGATCTTCGCAAGGAAGGCTTTGAATTGGAAGCAGTAAGAAAGAAAGGGTATCGAATTCTTCATGCTCCCGATAAGGTGACCGAAAACGAAATCTTAATTGGATTACAGACGAAACGCTTAGGGAAGCAAGTTCATTTTGTTGAAACAGTCGATTCTACTCAAAAAGAAGCCCATCGCATCTCTCAAGACGGATGTATGGAGGGAACTTTAGTCATTGCTGAAGAACAAACAGCCGGAAGAGGAAGAATGGCGAGAAATTGGCACTCACCAAAATATACGGGAATTTGGATGAGTATTATTTTAAAACCTGAGTTGCCTCCATATCGGGCTCCGCAATTCACATTAATTGCAGCCGTTGCCATTGTGGAAGCCGTGGAGGAAATAACGGGGATTCAGCCAGAAATTAAGTGGCCTAATGATTTATTAATTAAGGGAAAAAAAATCACGGGAATCTTGACCGAATTACAAGCAGATGCAGATCAAATCCACGCTCTCATCATTGGAATTGGAATGAATGTGAACCAATCGGAATTTCCTAAGGAGATAGAGAAAATTGCCACATCATTAGCCATTGAAAAAGGCGAAAAAATTTCCCGTGCCCTCTTAATTCAAAGAATCCTTGAAAAACTAGAATTTTATTATGAAATGTATGTCGAAGAGGGATTTTACCCGATAAAACAGCTTTGGGAGAAGTATGCTATTTCAATAGGCAAACAAATCATTGCTAGAACCATTAACAAAGAAATAAAGGGAAAAGCCATTGGGATCACGGATGATGGGGTGTTGAAGCTAAAAGACGAAAATGGTGTGATCCATGAAATCTATTCTGCGGATATTGAACTTGGATCATAA